TCGCCGTCGCGCTTGCGGAGAGCTTCGATGAGGGCGCGGTGCTCCTTGTTGCCGTCCTTGATCCGGTCGGGGGCGACGGCCAGCGAGTGGGCGACGTACAACATGGCGGCGTCCTGGACGCCGGCGATGATGGACTGCAGGCGAGGGGCGCCGGCGGCCTGGTAGATCCGGGCGTGGA
The genomic region above belongs to Streptosporangiales bacterium and contains:
- a CDS encoding FCD domain-containing protein → HARIYQAAGAPRLQSIIAGVQDAAMLYVAHSLAVAPDRIKDGNKEHRALIEALRKRDGDKAAAILADHLDATFQTIAANHAEAQPAKS